From Schistocerca cancellata isolate TAMUIC-IGC-003103 chromosome 6, iqSchCanc2.1, whole genome shotgun sequence, a single genomic window includes:
- the LOC126088369 gene encoding trypsin delta-like: MQRCSCLLLLLLALAFCQAGLVRPRKVPKLWRPRLSGRIVGGSAASISQYPWQLYYEANGSPCGASIISSNWALSAAHCVEGVSLTSLQLRAGTSTRGSGGSVHSVSGGQSHSSYNSATVDYDICVLQVSNAFSFGSNVQAVSLTSSEPSAGTSVTVSGFGVVSSGGYSSNLQAVTVQIIDRNTCNAAYGSITSRMICAGVTGGGKDACQGDSGGPLVSGSTQVGIVSFGTGCGLADYPGVYANVANLRSWIQSATGV; encoded by the exons ATGCAGAGGTGtagctgtctgctgctgctgctgctggctttgGCGTTCTGCCAGGCCGGCCTTGTCCGTCCCAGGAAGGTCCCCAAGCTGTGGCGACCCCGCCTCTCGGGCAGAATCGTGGGTGGGTCTGCGGCCAGCATCTCGCAGTACCCCTGGCAGCTCTACTATGAGGC GAACGGCTCCCCGTGCGGAGCGTCCATCATCAGCAGCAACTGGGCGCTGTCGGCGGCCCACTGTGTGGAGGGCGTGTCGCTGACCAGCCTCCAACTGCGAGCCGGCACCTCGACCAGGGGCAGCGGCGGCAGCGTACACTCCGTGTCGGGCGGGCAGTCGCACTCCAGCTACAACTCGGCCACCGTCGACTACGACATCTGCGTGCTGCAGGTGTCCAACGCATTCAGCTTCGGCTCCAACGTGCAGGCCGTCTCCCTGACGTCGTCGGAGCCCTCGGCGGGAACCTCCGTCACCGTCTCCGGATTCGGAGTGGTGAGTTCCGGCGGCTACTCGTCTAACCTGCAGGCCGTCACAGTCCAGATCATAGACCGCAACACGTGCAACGCCGCTTACGGCAGCATCACCTCCCGCATGATCTGCGCCGGCGTCACGGGCGGAGGCAAGGACGCCTGCCAGGGAGACAGCGGCGGACCTCTGGTGTCAGGCTCCACGCAGGTCGGCATCGTCTCGTTCGGCACTGGATGCGGTCTGGCCGATTATCCAGGGGTCTACGCCAACGTCGCCAATCTCCGCTCTTGGATCCAGTCTGCTACCGGCGTGTGA